GTGATACAGCAGCCACAATTCTCAAGTACTATTCAAAGCCAAGCCCCGAGTTCATCCGGAAGACCATACAGGAGAAACAGATGTTTGAGGTGAAGTGATTGCAGCTTCAGGATCAGGTCAAGCCATTCACTCACCAGATTGATAATGTCATCCTTGAGGCCATTCCACCCGGAAGGAAAATTTTCGGAAGGGCACTCGCCTATCAGCTGGATATTCCTTACAAGGTGATCCGGTACCACATCAGGGAATGCCTCTCGATAGTGGTAGAAATTACGACCCCCCACATAAACTCTGACGGCAGATCATGGAACGTCATCATATACCGCAGATGAATGTATATATAACCACTTGAATATATCCATTCACAGTTTCTGGGGAGGCGAGCCATCGAGCCCCAGAAACTTGGATGGCTTCTTTCCCAGGAATTAGTAATACCGTAAAACAAAGGTGAACATAAATGTATGACTCAATAACAGGGATACTCATAGTAGCAGGCATAATAGTCGTATTATTCGGTTACAAGAAATTCCCGGATATTGTACGAAGTTTTGGAAGAGCAACAGGGGAGTTCCAAAAAGGCAAAATGGAAGCACAGAAGGAACTCGACGAAATAAAGAAATCTGTTGCTGAGCCTGCAAATGATGTCAAGAACACAGCAGCAGAAATAAAGAAAGGGTAATGTAAATGGGCGAAGGCATGCTCGATGAACTGCAACCGCATATCTCCGAGTTGTTTCAGAGACTGAAGCACATAGGCATAGCCTTCGTCATCGTTCTTTTAACTGTATTCATGTTCAATCCACTGAAACTGACATTCGGTCTCACAGGTTCATTCACCGTTTACGTGTTCAGGCTTATTTCAGAGAATATAGGCGGCGTGAAGATAATAACGATCTCACCTTTTGAGTCGCTTTTTACGGATCTGTTTCTTGGAGTTGTGATATCAGTCATGATATTGCTTCCTTATATTCTCTATAATGTGTTTGCTTTCATCATTCCGGGAATGTCAAAAAGGGAGAAGCGGCTCCTCAAATTATCCCTTATTCCCGGAACCATCATGTTCATCGTTGGAATGTCGTTTGCATGGTATCTCCTGATACCTCTGATGTTCCATTTTACAGCAATCCTGGATCCGGCAATGGGCGTTGAACCAACCGTATCTGCACAGAAGCTGATTGGTCTCTTATTGACAATCATATTTTCTCTGGGTCTCGTGTTTGAGATGCCACTGATAATCTCTGCACTCGTTTATCTCGGCATAGTTGATGTTCAGTTCCTAAAGGCGAAATGGAGGTATGCGGTTGCAGGTTCATTCATAGCCGCATGGATCATATCACCGGGTGCGACTGGTGGTCTCATAGAAACTGCAATGGGATTGATATTTTCAGGCTTGTACTTTTCTGGTA
This window of the Candidatus Sysuiplasma jiujiangense genome carries:
- the tatC gene encoding twin-arginine translocase subunit TatC, encoding MGEGMLDELQPHISELFQRLKHIGIAFVIVLLTVFMFNPLKLTFGLTGSFTVYVFRLISENIGGVKIITISPFESLFTDLFLGVVISVMILLPYILYNVFAFIIPGMSKREKRLLKLSLIPGTIMFIVGMSFAWYLLIPLMFHFTAILDPAMGVEPTVSAQKLIGLLLTIIFSLGLVFEMPLIISALVYLGIVDVQFLKAKWRYAVAGSFIAAWIISPGATGGLIETAMGLIFSGLYFSGIYLGKFMEVRKRSYVYVEA
- a CDS encoding twin-arginine translocase TatA/TatE family subunit produces the protein MYDSITGILIVAGIIVVLFGYKKFPDIVRSFGRATGEFQKGKMEAQKELDEIKKSVAEPANDVKNTAAEIKKG